From a region of the Williamsia phyllosphaerae genome:
- a CDS encoding AAA family ATPase yields the protein MKLHSLQMHAFGPFAADAEVDFDALGVDGLFLLHGQTGAGKTTVLDAVAFALFGRVPGARDDGRRLLSDHAKPGDSPSVTLEATIGGRRLRVTRSPEHHRTKKRGTGLTRVNAAGTLTWVDGSGPNLARLPEIGEVITRILGMTADQFFQVVLLPQGEFARFLRASTDDRERLLERLFETERFNDLEGWLRERARTSRTELEDKGQAVDRLAGQIAVVADTTQPVEPDFDWAQQLLDSVRAEVVAAADHVGTTREAARSADRAHTEARYVHELHRRGRTAQAQLAALDAERTTIASAHSMVDAARRAEPVRAVAAEHERAQQECARVTSVREKAHARLTATDDGAALAHRLSWPAAPTDRAAIEDAMEQWTAEAGRLEPLERRIGERPALVRSIDDTTASRVRADEQIVSVDEALASAPRRRAESEKALAAAVAASARLPQLRTAAEAAEVARTAHARLEHLDADVERARTQLASHRDRHQLARERVLDLRERRIAGMAAELSAGLRDGDRCVVCGATEHPAPAVTEAEHVREQDEADARAEERACETDRSAAERALAAIETDRALWRERTGGVTRDEATAEVDRIVGERRRVSQEAHAEATVRADLTAHDADTERLRADRAALQTLVAELRERGAHLTRRLADLDAETASATDGTTTVAARRRALADACAALTQVREARSACTAADDRVRECTARLDVALAETGFESVTAARAALLTPAEIAGFEKQVRQAADIRAAAQATVDDPEVARVIGTDRPDLDRLEADRIAADTAATSAATRHASAVATAAKLEHLCADFWSAVSVLAPAAARDAELQGLAELVAGRGQNSRRMSLRSYVLAARLEEVILAASFRLRQMSSGRYEFAHSDAAASRGRRSGLGIEIRDEYTGAVRPANTLSGGETFFASLALALGLADVVSAESGGRVLDTIFIDEGFGTLDPEALDLVMGVLDELRSGGRVVGVVSHVDEMRARIPAQLRVIRGEGGSALQMIGTSGQRFG from the coding sequence GTGAAACTGCACTCATTGCAGATGCACGCGTTCGGACCGTTCGCGGCCGACGCGGAGGTCGATTTCGACGCCCTCGGTGTCGACGGCCTGTTCCTTCTGCACGGTCAGACCGGGGCGGGCAAGACGACGGTGCTCGACGCCGTCGCGTTCGCGCTGTTCGGTCGGGTCCCGGGGGCCCGCGACGACGGCCGCCGGTTGCTGTCGGACCACGCGAAACCCGGTGACTCACCGTCGGTCACACTCGAGGCCACCATCGGCGGACGCCGACTCCGGGTCACCCGCAGCCCTGAGCACCACCGGACGAAGAAGCGCGGCACAGGGTTGACCAGGGTGAATGCGGCCGGAACCCTGACCTGGGTCGACGGGTCGGGCCCGAATCTGGCGCGACTGCCCGAGATCGGTGAGGTGATCACCCGGATCCTCGGCATGACCGCGGACCAGTTCTTCCAGGTGGTGTTGTTGCCGCAGGGCGAGTTCGCGCGTTTCCTGCGCGCCTCCACCGACGACCGGGAACGACTGCTGGAGCGACTGTTCGAGACCGAGCGGTTCAACGACCTCGAAGGATGGTTGCGTGAACGGGCGCGGACCAGCCGCACCGAGCTCGAGGACAAGGGGCAGGCGGTGGACCGCCTGGCGGGGCAGATCGCCGTGGTGGCCGACACGACGCAGCCGGTCGAACCCGACTTCGACTGGGCGCAGCAGCTTCTCGACTCCGTGCGAGCCGAGGTCGTCGCGGCCGCGGACCACGTGGGGACGACCCGCGAGGCGGCCCGGTCGGCCGACCGCGCGCATACGGAGGCCCGATACGTCCACGAACTCCATCGGCGCGGCCGTACCGCCCAGGCGCAACTCGCCGCGCTCGACGCCGAACGGACGACGATCGCCTCCGCCCACAGCATGGTCGATGCCGCACGCCGCGCGGAGCCGGTGCGAGCGGTGGCCGCCGAACACGAACGGGCACAACAGGAGTGTGCCCGCGTGACCTCCGTGCGGGAGAAGGCGCACGCCCGACTCACAGCCACCGACGACGGCGCCGCACTCGCGCACCGACTGTCGTGGCCGGCCGCGCCGACCGACCGCGCGGCGATCGAGGACGCGATGGAGCAGTGGACCGCGGAGGCCGGGCGCCTCGAACCGTTGGAGAGGCGTATCGGCGAACGCCCCGCCCTCGTGCGGTCGATCGACGACACGACGGCGTCGCGGGTGCGCGCGGACGAGCAGATCGTCTCCGTCGACGAGGCGCTGGCGTCGGCGCCGCGTCGACGCGCCGAGTCGGAGAAGGCTCTGGCCGCGGCCGTCGCCGCGAGCGCCCGACTGCCGCAACTGCGCACCGCGGCCGAGGCCGCCGAGGTGGCCCGGACCGCGCACGCCCGACTCGAGCACCTCGACGCCGACGTCGAGCGTGCGCGCACGCAGCTCGCGTCCCACCGTGATCGTCACCAGCTGGCCCGCGAGCGGGTCCTCGACCTGCGGGAACGCCGGATCGCCGGGATGGCCGCCGAACTGTCAGCCGGTCTGCGCGACGGTGATCGGTGCGTGGTGTGTGGTGCCACCGAACATCCCGCGCCCGCGGTGACCGAGGCCGAACACGTCCGCGAGCAGGACGAGGCCGACGCGCGAGCCGAGGAGAGGGCCTGCGAGACCGACCGCTCCGCCGCCGAACGCGCGCTGGCCGCCATCGAGACCGATCGGGCACTGTGGCGCGAACGCACGGGTGGTGTCACCCGTGACGAGGCGACGGCGGAGGTGGACCGGATCGTCGGCGAGCGTCGCCGTGTGTCGCAGGAGGCGCACGCGGAGGCGACGGTCCGTGCCGACCTCACCGCGCACGACGCCGACACCGAGCGTTTGCGCGCCGACCGCGCCGCCCTGCAGACCCTGGTCGCCGAGCTCCGCGAACGCGGGGCGCACCTCACACGACGACTCGCCGACCTCGACGCGGAGACGGCCTCGGCCACCGACGGTACGACCACCGTCGCCGCCCGCCGCCGTGCGCTCGCCGACGCGTGCGCCGCCCTGACCCAGGTCCGCGAGGCCCGGTCGGCGTGCACCGCCGCCGACGACCGGGTCCGCGAGTGCACGGCCCGACTCGACGTCGCGCTCGCCGAGACCGGTTTCGAGTCCGTCACCGCGGCCCGGGCCGCCCTGCTGACACCGGCTGAGATCGCCGGCTTCGAGAAGCAGGTCCGGCAGGCCGCCGACATCCGGGCCGCGGCCCAGGCGACGGTCGACGACCCGGAGGTCGCCCGGGTCATCGGCACCGACCGCCCCGACCTCGACCGGCTCGAGGCCGACCGGATCGCCGCCGACACGGCAGCGACATCGGCGGCGACGCGCCACGCGAGCGCCGTCGCGACGGCCGCGAAACTAGAGCACCTCTGCGCCGACTTCTGGTCGGCGGTGTCGGTGCTCGCGCCGGCGGCGGCACGCGACGCCGAGCTGCAGGGCCTCGCCGAGCTCGTGGCGGGCCGTGGTCAGAACTCGCGGCGGATGTCGCTGCGGTCCTACGTGCTCGCCGCCCGCCTCGAGGAGGTCATCCTGGCCGCCTCGTTCCGTCTGCGTCAGATGTCTTCGGGGCGTTACGAGTTCGCGCACTCCGATGCCGCCGCGTCGCGAGGTCGCCGATCCGGGTTGGGTATCGAGATCCGGGACGAGTACACCGGCGCGGTCCGTCCCGCGAACACCCTGTCCGGCGGTGAGACATTTTTCGCCTCGCTCGCCCTCGCGCTGGGCCTGGCCGATGTGGTCTCGGCGGAGTCCGGCGGCCGCGTCCTCGACACCATCTTCATCGACGAGGGTTTCGGGACGCTCGATCCCGAGGCGCTCGACCTGGTCATGGGCGTCCTCGACGAGTTGCGCTCCGGCGGGCGGGTCGTCGGGGTGGTCAGTCACGTCGACGAGATGCGCGCGCGAATCCCCGCGCAGCTGCGGGTGATTCGCGGAGAGGGTGGGTCGGCGCTGCAGATGATCGGCACCTCCGGCCAGCGGTTTGGGTGA
- a CDS encoding metallophosphoesterase family protein — MRILHTSDWHIGRTFHGVDLLDDQRRALIGLADLVAAESIDVVAVAGDVYDRSVPSADAVTVYDAVLEAIRAAGAKIVVTSGNHDSPTRLGAGSGFAAAGGLYLRTSVAGIADPVVIADEHGEVAFYGIPYLEPDVTRAALDVPQARSHSEVLDAAMGRVREHLATQPRRSVVLAHAFVVGAVATGSERSISVGGVETVAASTFSGADYVALGHLHSPQTVTETVRYSGSPLPYSFGERTHDKGVWIVELDATGVSEVRPVPLPLVRGLSRLTGTLSDLVTSPDHVGAEDHYVEAILTDPVRPIDAMRTLRERFPLAVHVEWQSPRVEAGIDYRDRIRGRSDSEIVASFVTDVRSEPSARELLLLDSAVRAVGGDAETGPTELMLFDVGSELTA, encoded by the coding sequence ATGCGCATCCTGCACACCTCCGACTGGCACATCGGTCGGACCTTCCACGGCGTGGACCTGCTGGACGATCAGCGGCGCGCGCTGATCGGCCTGGCCGATCTCGTCGCGGCGGAGTCGATCGACGTGGTGGCGGTGGCGGGCGACGTCTACGACCGGTCGGTGCCCAGCGCGGACGCGGTGACGGTGTACGACGCCGTGCTGGAGGCCATCCGGGCCGCGGGCGCGAAGATCGTCGTGACGTCGGGCAACCACGATTCGCCGACGCGTCTCGGTGCCGGTTCGGGTTTCGCCGCGGCGGGTGGGTTGTACCTGCGCACCTCGGTGGCCGGCATCGCCGACCCGGTGGTCATCGCCGACGAGCACGGCGAGGTGGCGTTCTACGGGATCCCCTATCTCGAGCCGGACGTCACGCGGGCCGCGCTCGATGTACCGCAGGCGCGTAGTCATTCCGAGGTGCTCGACGCGGCGATGGGGCGGGTCCGCGAGCACCTGGCGACGCAGCCGCGACGGTCGGTCGTGCTCGCCCATGCGTTCGTGGTGGGCGCCGTCGCGACCGGTTCGGAGCGATCGATCTCGGTGGGCGGGGTCGAAACCGTTGCCGCGAGCACGTTCTCGGGTGCCGACTACGTCGCGTTGGGGCATCTGCACTCGCCGCAGACCGTCACCGAGACCGTGCGGTACAGCGGATCGCCGCTGCCGTACTCCTTCGGCGAGCGCACCCACGACAAGGGCGTCTGGATCGTCGAGCTCGATGCGACCGGGGTGTCGGAGGTCCGTCCGGTGCCGCTACCCCTGGTCCGCGGGCTCAGCCGGCTGACCGGCACCCTCTCCGATCTCGTGACCTCGCCCGACCATGTCGGCGCCGAGGATCACTACGTCGAGGCGATCCTCACCGACCCCGTCCGGCCGATCGACGCGATGCGCACGTTGCGGGAACGGTTTCCACTGGCGGTCCACGTCGAGTGGCAGAGTCCGCGCGTCGAGGCGGGGATCGACTACCGGGACCGCATCCGGGGCCGTTCCGACAGCGAGATCGTCGCGTCCTTCGTCACCGACGTCCGCAGTGAGCCGAGTGCCCGCGAACTGCTGCTGCTCGATTCCGCCGTGCGCGCCGTCGGCGGCGACGCCGAGACCGGACCCACCGAGTTGATGCTGTTCGACGTCGGATCCGAGCTCACGGCGTGA
- a CDS encoding molybdopterin-dependent oxidoreductase has translation MTSVQDTPTPTRPHPSVTTLRAVNGIVAAGLTIGVGQLVASVFDRAASPLFAVGSAVIDLTPKPVREFAISTFGTGDKTALLVGMGVIVALLAVVAGLLESARRWWGSALFAAFGALGVAAAVTRPAAGAWWFLPTVLGVAAGIAFLRFMAVRLDSPTTDEAGTGPDRRTFLLGASGAGAAAVVTGVAGSALDHFFNDVSRDRSAFSVPRAVNTIDQSAGDDDGATPFITDNGDFYRIDTALQPPQLTSGAWSLRIHGMVDREVRIDMAALRRMPAIEKMVTLTCVSNEVGGDLIGNATWTGYRLRDLLAMAGASDDADMVLSTSSDGFTAGTPLEALTDDRDSLLAVAMNGKPLPIEHGYPARMVVPGLYGYVSATKWVVSLEVTRFDRAKAYWSTRGWSEKGPIKTSSRIDVPRDSATVNAGRVAVGGVAWAQPRGINAVQVKVDDGPWQSARLLAPDNIDTWRLWSWDWDATSGDHTLTVRAIDGEGRQQSAVVSRPDPDGSTGLHTIDVSVS, from the coding sequence GTGACATCAGTCCAGGACACCCCGACGCCCACGCGGCCGCACCCATCGGTGACGACGCTGCGCGCGGTCAACGGCATCGTCGCCGCCGGGTTGACCATCGGCGTGGGACAGCTCGTGGCCTCGGTGTTCGACCGTGCGGCGTCACCGCTGTTCGCGGTGGGATCCGCGGTGATCGATCTGACGCCCAAGCCGGTACGTGAATTCGCGATCAGCACCTTCGGGACCGGGGACAAGACCGCCCTGCTCGTCGGGATGGGGGTGATCGTCGCGCTGCTGGCGGTTGTCGCCGGATTGCTCGAATCCGCGCGGCGCTGGTGGGGGTCTGCACTGTTCGCCGCCTTCGGTGCACTCGGCGTCGCCGCGGCGGTGACGCGACCGGCTGCGGGGGCCTGGTGGTTCCTCCCGACGGTTCTCGGTGTGGCCGCGGGCATCGCATTCCTCCGGTTCATGGCGGTCCGACTGGACTCCCCGACCACCGACGAGGCCGGAACCGGACCGGATCGGCGCACATTCCTGCTCGGCGCATCCGGGGCGGGCGCGGCCGCGGTGGTCACCGGGGTCGCGGGCAGCGCGCTCGACCATTTCTTCAACGACGTCAGTCGGGACCGTTCGGCGTTCTCGGTGCCCCGGGCGGTCAACACCATCGACCAGTCCGCCGGTGACGACGACGGCGCGACCCCGTTCATCACCGACAACGGCGACTTCTACCGGATCGACACGGCGCTGCAGCCACCGCAGCTCACCAGCGGCGCCTGGTCGCTGCGGATCCACGGCATGGTCGACCGCGAGGTGCGGATCGACATGGCGGCACTGCGCAGGATGCCGGCCATCGAGAAGATGGTCACCCTCACCTGCGTGTCCAACGAGGTCGGCGGCGACCTCATCGGCAACGCGACCTGGACCGGTTACCGGCTGCGCGACCTGCTCGCGATGGCGGGCGCGTCCGACGACGCCGACATGGTGCTCTCGACCAGTTCCGACGGTTTCACCGCCGGCACCCCGCTCGAGGCACTGACCGACGACCGCGACTCACTGCTCGCCGTGGCCATGAACGGCAAGCCGCTGCCCATCGAGCACGGTTATCCGGCGCGAATGGTGGTCCCCGGTCTGTACGGATACGTCTCGGCGACGAAATGGGTGGTGTCGCTGGAGGTCACGCGATTCGACCGCGCCAAGGCGTACTGGTCGACGCGTGGGTGGTCGGAGAAGGGCCCCATCAAGACGAGTTCCCGCATCGACGTCCCCCGCGACTCCGCGACGGTGAACGCAGGCCGCGTGGCCGTCGGCGGGGTCGCCTGGGCGCAACCGCGCGGGATCAACGCCGTGCAGGTGAAGGTCGACGACGGCCCGTGGCAGAGTGCGCGTCTGCTGGCCCCGGACAACATCGACACCTGGCGGCTGTGGAGTTGGGACTGGGACGCCACCTCGGGAGACCACACCCTGACCGTCCGCGCGATCGACGGCGAGGGACGACAGCAGTCGGCGGTGGTGTCGCGACCCGACCCGGACGGGTCGACCGGACTGCACACGATCGACGTCTCGGTCAGTTGA
- a CDS encoding TetR/AcrR family transcriptional regulator: protein MLSRLTIGERRDQLVECALGLAQRSGMNSVTVRAVAEEAGVSLGVVHYCFANKDELMAAMVERAVTTHLQAFLTIQQTPDDPIEIRTGSAALRTMISDTLASALMLAREHPQRWLVLIESTVVSLRAPDSSGSASAALRQNGLAEQYGLQFLTELGTRSAMTFNGGERDVVRGALQLIYGMIQWWLVDRDDEAATRSLDLLAGWITDRATPVVAVLN, encoded by the coding sequence ATGTTGTCGAGACTGACCATCGGCGAGCGGCGCGATCAACTCGTCGAGTGTGCGCTGGGGTTGGCGCAGCGGTCGGGGATGAACTCGGTGACCGTGCGTGCGGTGGCAGAGGAGGCGGGGGTCTCCCTCGGCGTCGTGCACTATTGCTTCGCCAACAAGGACGAGCTGATGGCGGCCATGGTCGAACGGGCCGTGACCACCCACCTGCAGGCGTTCCTGACCATCCAGCAGACCCCGGACGATCCCATCGAGATCCGCACCGGCAGTGCGGCTCTGCGAACGATGATCTCCGACACCCTCGCCTCGGCGCTGATGTTGGCGCGCGAACACCCGCAGCGGTGGCTCGTCCTGATCGAGTCGACGGTGGTGTCGTTGCGTGCGCCCGACTCGTCCGGGTCGGCGTCGGCGGCCCTACGCCAGAACGGCCTGGCCGAGCAGTACGGTCTGCAGTTCCTGACCGAACTCGGTACGCGTAGCGCGATGACGTTCAACGGGGGCGAGCGCGACGTGGTCCGCGGTGCGCTGCAACTGATCTACGGGATGATCCAGTGGTGGTTGGTCGACCGCGACGACGAGGCGGCGACCCGCTCGCTCGACCTGCTGGCCGGATGGATCACCGACCGCGCGACCCCGGTGGTCGCGGTCCTCAACTGA
- a CDS encoding MFS transporter, which yields MTDTTSAPPAFKPVTDRPWAALGALCLGFFMILVDMTIVAVAQPKIQEGLDTDFNGVIWVTSAYLLTYAVPLLITGRLGDRFGPKLMYQAGLIVFTVASVWCGLSGSIGELIAARALQGIGAALITPQTMSLITRMFPAERRGAAMGVWGTVAGVATLVGPLLGGVLVDSLGWEWIFFINVPVGIIGVVLAWWLVPTVDTRVRQFDVVGVVLSAVGLSALVFGIQDGEKYDWAPWIWVLVAGGVAVIAVFVWWQSKIRTEPLVPLSLFRDRNFSLSNVGIAAMGFATSGLMVPMMFYLQLVGGMTPTQSALVLVPMALITGVLAPFVGRMVDTTHPRYIIGSGLFLNAVAIGWLGLIARPDTPVWMLLLPVSLMGLASAGIWAPLAATANRNLPMAQAGAGAGVYNTMRVVGSVLGSAAVGALLQTRLAAELPGVGGAVPRDVDRLPAFLREGFATAMGQAIYLPAAVLLLGVVAAVFLARPRHLGSPPASVAADKPVTPVAQSVPAPTP from the coding sequence ATGACCGACACCACCAGTGCTCCGCCGGCGTTCAAGCCGGTGACCGACCGTCCATGGGCCGCGCTCGGCGCGCTCTGCCTCGGGTTCTTCATGATCCTGGTCGACATGACAATCGTCGCGGTCGCCCAGCCCAAGATCCAGGAGGGCCTCGACACCGACTTCAACGGCGTCATCTGGGTCACCAGCGCCTACCTCTTGACCTACGCCGTGCCCCTGCTCATCACCGGGCGCCTGGGAGATCGGTTCGGCCCCAAGCTGATGTACCAGGCGGGCCTCATCGTGTTCACCGTAGCCAGCGTGTGGTGCGGTCTCTCCGGGTCGATCGGGGAGCTGATCGCGGCGCGTGCGTTGCAGGGCATCGGCGCCGCCCTGATCACCCCGCAGACGATGTCGCTGATCACCCGGATGTTCCCGGCCGAGCGCCGTGGCGCGGCCATGGGCGTGTGGGGCACCGTCGCCGGTGTCGCCACCCTGGTCGGACCCCTGCTCGGCGGCGTCCTCGTCGACAGCCTCGGGTGGGAGTGGATCTTCTTCATCAACGTCCCCGTCGGCATCATCGGCGTGGTCCTCGCGTGGTGGTTGGTCCCGACCGTCGACACCCGCGTCCGTCAGTTCGACGTCGTCGGCGTGGTGTTGAGCGCGGTGGGACTGAGCGCGTTGGTGTTCGGCATCCAGGACGGCGAGAAGTACGACTGGGCGCCGTGGATCTGGGTTCTCGTCGCCGGAGGGGTCGCGGTGATCGCGGTGTTCGTGTGGTGGCAGTCGAAGATCCGTACCGAACCGCTGGTCCCGCTGTCGCTGTTCCGCGACCGCAACTTCTCGCTCTCCAACGTCGGCATCGCGGCCATGGGGTTCGCGACGTCGGGGTTGATGGTCCCGATGATGTTCTACCTGCAGCTCGTCGGCGGGATGACACCGACGCAGTCGGCGTTGGTCCTGGTGCCGATGGCGCTCATCACCGGAGTGCTGGCGCCGTTCGTCGGCCGCATGGTCGACACGACGCATCCCCGGTACATCATCGGATCGGGTCTGTTCCTCAACGCGGTCGCGATCGGGTGGCTGGGGCTGATCGCCCGTCCGGACACCCCGGTGTGGATGCTGTTGCTGCCGGTCAGCCTGATGGGCCTGGCGAGCGCCGGGATCTGGGCTCCGTTGGCCGCCACCGCGAATCGCAACCTCCCCATGGCGCAGGCCGGCGCCGGCGCCGGCGTCTACAACACCATGCGTGTCGTGGGATCGGTGCTCGGCAGCGCCGCGGTCGGCGCCCTGCTGCAGACCCGTCTCGCCGCCGAATTGCCCGGTGTCGGCGGCGCCGTGCCCCGCGACGTCGACCGACTGCCCGCATTCCTGCGCGAGGGATTCGCGACCGCGATGGGTCAGGCGATCTACCTACCCGCCGCGGTTCTGCTCCTCGGCGTCGTCGCGGCGGTGTTCCTGGCCCGACCACGCCACCTGGGGTCCCCACCCGCGTCGGTGGCGGCCGACAAGCCGGTCACACCTGTGGCGCAGTCGGTCCCGGCGCCGACGCCCTGA
- a CDS encoding PadR family transcriptional regulator produces MAAELTPLAVMVLGLTAERPMHPYEMVQTLIARREDRFANIRAGSLYHTVDRLLARDLLQVNEVERAGNRPERTVYAITAAGSTALRTRLSAMLGSPTTEFPELYLALAESHELPRAEVVDLLDRRLNAMSDELDYYRSARTQATDRGVSEMFLLDIGCRCATLTAQLDWLRSVRARLADGSLPWMDHARRGESAPCPLAGEDFSAIVGTPAHHASHTTHTEDVTT; encoded by the coding sequence ATGGCGGCTGAACTGACGCCTCTCGCGGTGATGGTCCTGGGTCTGACGGCCGAACGCCCAATGCACCCCTACGAGATGGTGCAGACCCTGATCGCGCGCAGAGAGGACCGTTTCGCCAACATCCGCGCGGGTTCGCTCTACCACACCGTCGACCGCCTCCTGGCGCGAGATCTGCTGCAGGTCAACGAGGTCGAGCGCGCCGGCAACCGTCCCGAGCGGACCGTCTACGCGATCACCGCCGCGGGTTCGACGGCCCTGCGGACGCGCCTGTCGGCGATGCTCGGTAGCCCGACCACCGAGTTCCCGGAGCTCTACCTCGCGCTCGCCGAATCGCACGAACTGCCGCGTGCCGAGGTCGTCGACCTGCTGGATCGCCGTCTGAACGCCATGTCGGACGAGCTCGACTACTACCGGAGCGCCCGCACGCAGGCCACCGACCGCGGGGTGTCGGAGATGTTCCTGCTCGACATCGGTTGTCGCTGCGCGACACTGACCGCCCAACTCGACTGGCTGCGCTCGGTCCGCGCTCGACTGGCCGACGGCTCACTGCCGTGGATGGACCACGCGCGTCGCGGCGAGAGCGCGCCGTGTCCGTTGGCGGGCGAGGACTTCTCCGCGATTGTCGGTACCCCGGCGCATCATGCATCCCACACCACCCACACGGAAGACGTGACGACATGA
- a CDS encoding glutathione S-transferase family protein produces MSTHDTATESNPGKYVEPGADFVRDTNYIETRITRDGADGYPVEAGRYRLVVARACPWANRAIIVRRLLGLEGAISMGLCGPTHDADSWTFDLDPGGLDPVLQIPRLKDAYLARFPDYPKGITVPAMVDVPTGQVVTNNFPQITIDFSLEWTEHHRDGAPQLYPEHLRAEIDEVNAGVFTEINNGVYRCGFAGSQQSYDRAYARLFSHLDKISDRLATQRYLVGDTITEADVRLFTTLARFDPVYHGHFKCNRSKLSEMPVLWAYARDLFQTPGFGDTTDFTQIKQHYYIVHSDINPTGIVPQGPDLRGWNTPHHRAELGGRPFGDGTPPPPVEGEVVAAQDSAPR; encoded by the coding sequence ATGAGTACCCACGACACCGCCACCGAGTCGAATCCCGGGAAGTACGTCGAGCCGGGCGCCGACTTCGTCCGCGACACCAACTACATCGAGACCCGCATCACCCGCGACGGGGCGGACGGTTACCCGGTCGAGGCCGGCCGCTACCGGCTGGTCGTCGCGAGGGCCTGCCCGTGGGCCAACCGGGCGATCATCGTCCGACGCCTGCTGGGTCTGGAGGGCGCGATCTCGATGGGCCTGTGCGGCCCCACCCACGACGCCGACAGCTGGACGTTCGACCTCGACCCCGGCGGGCTCGACCCGGTGCTGCAGATCCCGCGGCTCAAGGACGCCTACCTCGCGCGGTTCCCCGACTACCCGAAGGGCATCACCGTGCCCGCGATGGTCGATGTGCCCACCGGTCAGGTGGTGACCAACAATTTTCCGCAGATCACCATCGACTTCTCACTGGAATGGACCGAGCACCACCGCGACGGCGCACCGCAGCTCTACCCCGAACACCTACGTGCCGAGATCGACGAGGTGAACGCAGGCGTGTTCACCGAGATCAACAACGGCGTCTACCGCTGCGGGTTCGCAGGCAGCCAGCAGTCCTACGATCGCGCCTACGCACGGCTGTTCAGCCACCTCGACAAGATCAGCGACCGTCTGGCCACGCAGCGGTACCTCGTGGGCGACACGATCACCGAGGCCGACGTCCGGCTGTTCACCACGCTGGCGCGGTTCGATCCCGTCTATCACGGGCACTTCAAGTGCAACCGCTCGAAGCTCTCCGAGATGCCGGTCCTGTGGGCCTACGCGCGAGACCTGTTCCAGACACCGGGCTTCGGCGACACCACCGACTTCACGCAGATCAAGCAGCACTACTACATCGTGCACAGCGACATCAACCCCACCGGCATCGTGCCGCAAGGCCCGGACCTGCGCGGATGGAACACACCACACCATCGCGCGGAACTCGGCGGACGACCGTTCGGCGACGGCACCCCGCCGCCCCCGGTCGAGGGCGAGGTCGTCGCGGCGCAGGACTCGGCGCCCCGATGA